A stretch of Vigna angularis cultivar LongXiaoDou No.4 chromosome 4, ASM1680809v1, whole genome shotgun sequence DNA encodes these proteins:
- the LOC108318771 gene encoding cucumber peeling cupredoxin, translating to MAQLLNMVILVAIAVSATILTGTEAAEYTVGDSTGWISAPTGGASFYSDWASTITFREGDILEFRFSSGHTVAELNDKASFDSCSVDQNKEVLTSSPAKITLNRTGEFYFACTITGHCSSGQKLSVNVTASSSSPSSPPASGTTPTPPSGEAAPTPQSPPAEPGSTPPPSPGSATSLVATFSLVFTTLVVNSLFF from the exons ATGGCTCAGTTACTTAACATGGTGATTCTTGTAGCAATTGCAGTTTCCGCAACGATTCTAACAGGCACAGAAGCTGCAGAATACACAGTAGGTGACAGCACTGGTTGGATAAGTGCTCCCACCGGTGGCGCTTCTTTCTACTCCGACTGGGCTTCCACTATCACATTCAGAGAGGGCGACATCCTAG AGTTCAGATTCAGCTCAGGCCACACCGTGGCAGAACTTAACGACAAGGCAAGCTTTGATAGCTGCAGCGTGGATCAAAATAAGGAAGTGTTGACCAGTTCACCAGCTAAAATCACCCTCAATCGTACTGGGGAGTTCTATTTTGCATGCACCATCACAGGCCATTGCAGCAGTGGCCAAAAGCTGAGCGTCAACGTCACAGCCTCGTCATCTTCACCGTCATCACCACCCGCTTCTGGAACCACTCCAACCCCTCCTTCCGGCGAAGCAGCACCAACACCTCAATCACCCCCCGCCGAGCCAGGTTCAACTCCACCACCATCACCGGGCTCAGCCACCTCCCTAGTCGCAACTTTCTCTCTTGTTTTCACAACCCTTGTAGTCAACTCATTGTTCTTCTAA